A window from Synechococcus sp. RSCCF101 encodes these proteins:
- a CDS encoding alpha-amylase family glycosyl hydrolase, with protein MDEAPPEAIGSTDPPLEGGRSDVGRLDDLLWWIYGDHPPGMAAALLSHRLQRTPAPATAGWDQRTAVLIGYADAVQAPGEPGLRTLRRFLDQHCPGLFPVLHVLPFLESTSDGGFAISNHTRIDPAYGDWVDLAALAEGRTLMADLVLNHVSSSHRWVQDFRRGAVPGGQMVLARPSEEGWDQVVRPRSSALFTRVETAQGPRELWTTFGPDQVDLDWRNPAVLVEFVAQIDRLLSHGAHWIRLDAVGFLWKEAGSSCIHLPRTHALVKVLRMVLQAREFAAVMVSETNVPEEENLSYLRPGDEAQLAYNFPLPPLLLECLTSGRADLLNSWLCRWPVLPAGTALLNFSASHDGIGLRPVEGLMPEERLQRLLRHCEIQGGLISHRRRADGSDSPYEINITWWSAMADSGGGDTLQWERYLCSQLLVAALAGVPAFYLPTLLTSRNDRGRFARTGLRRDLNRERFLEEAVNRRLRDPDAPAARALAAIGHALRVRHQLRAFHPEAPMRCLSGSRSDLVLLRRGEDGHHVWAVHNMTAERLNLPLARLLQAADGQPLAPQPLVDRLSGSLLEAATPTIPPYGVLWLQGLG; from the coding sequence ATGGATGAGGCACCCCCGGAAGCCATCGGATCGACGGACCCCCCCCTGGAGGGCGGCCGATCCGATGTGGGACGACTGGACGATCTGCTCTGGTGGATCTACGGCGACCATCCTCCCGGCATGGCCGCGGCCCTGTTGTCGCATCGGCTGCAGCGGACGCCGGCCCCGGCCACTGCAGGCTGGGATCAGCGCACCGCGGTGCTGATCGGCTACGCCGATGCCGTCCAGGCACCGGGCGAACCGGGACTGCGCACCCTGCGCCGCTTCCTCGATCAGCACTGCCCCGGGCTGTTTCCGGTGCTGCATGTGCTGCCGTTTCTGGAATCCACCAGCGACGGCGGCTTCGCCATCAGCAACCACACCCGCATCGATCCCGCCTACGGCGACTGGGTGGATCTGGCCGCCCTGGCGGAGGGCCGCACCCTGATGGCCGATCTGGTGCTGAACCATGTGTCCTCCTCGCACCGCTGGGTGCAGGACTTCCGCCGTGGTGCGGTCCCCGGCGGACAGATGGTGCTGGCCCGCCCGTCCGAGGAGGGCTGGGACCAGGTGGTGCGGCCGCGCAGCTCGGCCCTGTTCACCCGGGTGGAGACGGCGCAGGGACCGCGGGAGCTGTGGACCACCTTCGGCCCGGACCAGGTGGATCTGGACTGGCGCAACCCCGCCGTGCTGGTGGAGTTCGTGGCCCAGATCGATCGGCTGCTCAGCCACGGAGCCCACTGGATCCGCCTCGATGCGGTGGGGTTCCTCTGGAAGGAGGCCGGCAGCTCCTGCATTCACCTGCCGCGCACCCACGCGCTGGTGAAGGTGCTGCGCATGGTGCTGCAGGCCCGGGAGTTCGCAGCCGTGATGGTGAGCGAGACGAACGTGCCGGAGGAGGAGAACCTCTCCTACCTGCGGCCGGGCGATGAAGCCCAGCTGGCCTACAACTTCCCCCTGCCGCCGCTGCTGCTGGAGTGCCTCACCAGCGGCCGGGCCGACCTGCTCAACAGCTGGCTCTGCCGCTGGCCGGTGCTGCCGGCGGGCACGGCGCTGCTCAACTTCTCCGCCTCCCACGACGGCATCGGCCTGCGACCCGTGGAGGGTCTGATGCCGGAGGAGCGGTTGCAGCGCCTGCTGCGCCACTGCGAGATCCAGGGGGGACTGATCAGCCACCGGCGCCGGGCCGACGGCAGCGACAGCCCCTACGAGATCAACATCACCTGGTGGAGCGCCATGGCGGACAGCGGTGGCGGCGACACCCTGCAGTGGGAGCGCTACCTCTGCAGCCAGCTGCTGGTGGCGGCGCTGGCGGGGGTGCCGGCCTTCTACCTGCCCACCCTGCTCACCTCCCGCAACGACCGGGGGCGCTTCGCGCGCACCGGCCTGCGGCGTGACCTCAACCGGGAACGGTTTCTCGAGGAGGCGGTGAACCGGCGCCTGCGCGATCCCGATGCGCCCGCCGCCCGGGCCCTGGCCGCCATCGGCCACGCCCTGCGGGTGCGCCATCAGCTCAGGGCCTTCCATCCGGAGGCGCCGATGCGCTGCCTCAGCGGCAGCCGCAGCGATCTGGTGCTGCTGCGGCGGGGTGAAGATGGCCATCACGTGTGGGCCGTGCACAACATGACCGCCGAGCGGCTGAATCTGCCCCTGGCCCGGCTGCTTCAGGCCGCTGACGGCCAGCCGCTCGCTCCCCAGCCCCTGGTGGACCGACTCAGCGGTTCCCTGCTGGAAGCCGCCACGCCCACCATCCCGCCCTACGGGGTGCTGTGGCTGCAGGGGCTGGGATGA
- a CDS encoding ATP-binding domain-containing protein, which yields MASDLFRAGDGPLRRQLLYVAVTRARERVWIEGVETAGARTWSARELALSSVADPPAPASPGSPPAPG from the coding sequence GTGGCCTCCGATCTCTTCCGGGCCGGCGACGGCCCCCTCCGGCGGCAGCTGCTCTACGTGGCGGTGACCCGTGCCCGGGAGCGGGTCTGGATCGAGGGTGTGGAGACGGCCGGCGCCCGCACCTGGAGCGCCCGGGAGCTGGCCCTCAGTTCAGTTGCAGACCCACCAGCCCCTGCCAGCCCAGGTAGCCCGCCAGCACCAGGCTGA
- a CDS encoding glycosyl transferase, translating into MDFLQDAITTVHDYGRPDGAIQAHLQSRLRQHPTWVLIPCLFEEFQRPALTLIRDVLREFTGLGGLLIALAAEAPEEVEAARAFFADVPFPVRVLWTNGPAVRELLADVHQRGLDVLGPPGKGWAVWQGLGVASLDAELIALFDADIRTFSPAYPLRMLAPLLEPSDGIAYVKAFYSRLSVEEGRLHGRATRLFVSPVLQSLEQLMGASPFLRYLQSFRYPLAGEFAFTRDLAMNLRIPCDWGLEIGLLSEVYRHVAICRIAQVDLGIFDHKHKAIGAGPDEGLQRMCREILASLLRGLMEHESRALTSEQLSALEVVYRRVAEDRVRQHAFDARLNGLPYDRHGEENAVKDFTALLRPGCTSFMERPSGWRMPSWSRALAFDPGLRETLRDVGSSLATSPAGTPATAAASPAPAPVRRPATRRLRTA; encoded by the coding sequence ATGGACTTTCTGCAGGACGCCATCACCACCGTTCATGACTACGGCCGTCCCGATGGGGCGATCCAGGCCCACCTGCAGTCGCGTCTGCGTCAGCACCCGACCTGGGTGCTCATTCCCTGCCTGTTCGAGGAGTTCCAGCGGCCCGCCCTCACCCTCATCCGCGATGTGCTGCGGGAGTTCACCGGCCTCGGGGGCCTGCTGATCGCCCTGGCCGCGGAGGCTCCCGAGGAGGTGGAGGCGGCCCGGGCCTTCTTCGCCGATGTGCCCTTCCCGGTGCGTGTCCTCTGGACCAATGGTCCGGCCGTGCGGGAGCTGCTGGCCGATGTGCACCAGCGCGGTCTCGACGTGCTGGGTCCGCCGGGCAAGGGCTGGGCGGTGTGGCAGGGCCTGGGGGTGGCCAGCCTCGATGCGGAGCTGATCGCGCTCTTCGACGCCGACATCCGCACCTTCTCGCCGGCCTACCCGCTGCGGATGCTGGCCCCCCTGCTGGAGCCGTCCGACGGCATCGCCTACGTCAAGGCGTTCTACAGCCGCCTCTCGGTGGAGGAGGGCCGGCTGCACGGACGGGCCACGCGGCTGTTCGTCTCACCGGTGCTCCAGTCGCTCGAGCAGCTGATGGGGGCCAGTCCGTTTCTGCGCTACCTGCAGTCCTTCCGGTATCCCCTGGCCGGCGAATTCGCCTTCACCCGCGACCTGGCGATGAACCTGCGCATCCCCTGCGACTGGGGTCTGGAGATCGGCCTGCTCTCGGAGGTGTACCGGCATGTGGCCATCTGCCGCATCGCCCAGGTGGATCTCGGCATCTTCGATCACAAGCACAAGGCCATCGGAGCCGGGCCGGACGAAGGGCTGCAGCGCATGTGCCGGGAGATCCTCGCCAGCCTGCTGCGGGGGCTGATGGAGCACGAGTCGCGGGCCCTCACCTCCGAGCAACTCTCGGCCCTGGAGGTGGTCTATCGCCGTGTGGCGGAGGACCGGGTGCGGCAGCACGCCTTCGATGCCCGTCTCAACGGCCTCCCCTACGACCGCCACGGCGAGGAGAACGCCGTGAAGGACTTCACCGCCCTGCTCAGGCCGGGCTGCACCTCGTTCATGGAGCGCCCCTCCGGCTGGCGCATGCCCAGCTGGTCGCGGGCGCTGGCCTTTGATCCCGGTCTGCGGGAGACCCTGCGGGATGTGGGCTCCAGTCTGGCGACCTCGCCGGCCGGCACTCCCGCCACCGCGGCGGCCAGCCCGGCCCCGGCCCCCGTGCGCCGCCCCGCGACCCGCCGGTTGCGCACCGCCTGA
- a CDS encoding HDIG domain-containing metalloprotein: MWRQQRPGRLGRVWRRLQEPRGPILRWSAGGRLLVLAACLLVALLSSWPWLFEPSLRPGMAAPFERRAPADAVVEDRTLLDQRRSQLIPRTYVEVVDEEASHELRLALERQLVRLQTWASAGEERVEPISLNDAERAWLTARDDAQRRSWDMALRRALERMLRQGVVPSLAELQLRQAADLQLSDLGEAGAPPRSLGARLLSQTLSGQTNLRTDPDLSSRLIEKLLTKEGIPTIEVQRGDLIIRKGETISPQAYDVLDHFGMVSRGPSPRDWAGRFAEGLAVSAVMVLLMRRDRPSLEARQALLALGVLVTVQVLKLWAGVGAGPAVSPLALLVPPTLLISQGLGATAGLAWLAAAALLWPTPVDGIGEAQLLVGAGVAALSAVLAGRQRSRAQLLQLALLLPLGALLFQVLLLRSGLFSAYFREVGADGGELAGEAALMGVLVMVGLLLAPLIETFFGLLTRARLLELADQERPLLRRLSKEAPGTFEHTLMICGLAEEGARTIGADVDLIRTGALYHDVGKLHAPQWFIENQVDGPNPHDQLDDPRGSARILQAHVDEGLKLARRHRLPRSVADFIPEHQGTLKMGYFFHQARQRDAATPEADFRYRGPAPRSRETGILMLADGCEAALRSLPPETSDQQARDTVRRIVEARLRDGQLAHSGLSRAEVELLIRAFVRVWRRMRHRRIPYPIPARRGYPA; this comes from the coding sequence ATGTGGCGGCAGCAGCGGCCAGGGCGCCTCGGCCGCGTCTGGAGACGCCTGCAGGAGCCACGGGGCCCGATCCTGCGCTGGTCGGCGGGTGGGCGGCTGCTGGTGCTGGCCGCCTGTCTGCTGGTCGCCCTGCTCTCCAGCTGGCCCTGGCTGTTCGAGCCGAGCCTGCGGCCGGGCATGGCGGCGCCGTTCGAGCGACGCGCTCCGGCCGATGCCGTGGTGGAGGACCGGACGCTGCTGGATCAGCGCCGCTCCCAGCTCATCCCCCGCACCTATGTGGAAGTGGTGGACGAGGAGGCGAGCCACGAGCTCCGGCTCGCCCTCGAACGCCAGCTGGTGCGGCTGCAGACCTGGGCCAGCGCCGGTGAGGAGCGTGTCGAGCCCATCAGCCTCAACGATGCGGAACGGGCCTGGCTGACCGCCCGCGACGACGCCCAGCGCCGCAGCTGGGACATGGCGCTGCGCCGCGCGCTGGAGCGGATGCTGCGCCAGGGGGTGGTGCCCAGCCTGGCTGAACTGCAGCTGCGGCAGGCGGCCGATCTTCAGCTCAGCGACCTCGGCGAGGCCGGGGCGCCGCCCCGCAGCCTCGGCGCGCGGCTGCTGAGTCAGACCCTCAGCGGCCAGACCAACCTGCGCACCGATCCCGACCTGAGCAGCCGCCTGATCGAGAAGCTCCTCACCAAGGAGGGCATCCCCACGATCGAAGTGCAGCGGGGCGATCTGATCATCCGCAAGGGCGAGACCATCAGCCCCCAGGCCTACGACGTGCTGGACCACTTCGGCATGGTCAGCCGCGGCCCCAGCCCGCGCGACTGGGCCGGGCGCTTCGCCGAGGGCCTGGCCGTGAGTGCGGTGATGGTGCTGCTGATGCGGCGGGACCGCCCCTCGCTGGAAGCCCGTCAGGCGCTGCTCGCCCTCGGGGTGCTGGTGACCGTTCAGGTGCTCAAGCTCTGGGCCGGCGTCGGCGCCGGTCCGGCCGTCAGCCCGCTGGCCCTGCTGGTGCCGCCCACCCTGCTCATCAGCCAGGGGCTGGGGGCCACGGCGGGGCTGGCCTGGCTGGCGGCGGCGGCCCTGCTCTGGCCCACCCCGGTGGATGGCATCGGCGAGGCCCAGCTGCTGGTGGGCGCCGGTGTGGCCGCCCTCAGCGCCGTGCTGGCTGGCCGCCAGCGCAGCAGGGCTCAGCTGCTGCAACTCGCCCTGCTGCTGCCGCTCGGGGCGCTGCTGTTCCAGGTGCTGCTGCTGCGCTCGGGCCTGTTCAGCGCCTACTTCCGTGAAGTGGGGGCCGACGGCGGCGAGCTGGCCGGCGAGGCGGCCCTGATGGGCGTCCTTGTGATGGTGGGGCTGCTACTGGCACCGCTGATCGAGACCTTCTTCGGGCTGCTGACCCGGGCCCGGCTGCTGGAGCTGGCCGACCAGGAGCGGCCGCTGCTGCGGCGCCTCTCGAAGGAGGCTCCCGGCACCTTCGAGCACACCCTGATGATCTGCGGCCTGGCGGAGGAGGGGGCCCGCACGATCGGCGCCGACGTGGACCTGATCCGCACCGGCGCCCTGTATCACGACGTGGGCAAACTGCATGCGCCGCAATGGTTCATCGAGAACCAGGTCGACGGCCCCAATCCCCACGACCAGCTCGACGATCCCCGCGGCAGCGCCCGCATCCTCCAGGCCCATGTGGATGAGGGCCTCAAGCTGGCCCGCCGCCACAGGCTGCCCCGTTCGGTGGCCGATTTCATCCCCGAGCACCAGGGCACCCTGAAGATGGGTTACTTCTTCCATCAGGCGCGCCAGCGCGATGCCGCCACCCCGGAGGCGGACTTCCGCTATCGGGGCCCCGCACCCCGCTCCCGCGAGACGGGAATCCTGATGCTGGCCGATGGCTGTGAAGCCGCCCTGCGCTCGCTGCCGCCCGAAACCAGTGACCAGCAGGCCCGCGACACGGTGCGCCGCATCGTGGAGGCCCGCCTGCGCGATGGCCAGCTGGCCCACAGCGGCCTGAGCCGGGCGGAGGTGGAGCTGCTGATCCGCGCCTTCGTCCGCGTCTGGCGGCGCATGCGGCACCGGCGCATCCCCTATCCGATCCCCGCCCGCCGCGGCTACCCGGCCTAA
- a CDS encoding AAA family ATPase, giving the protein MTPDQAEAHRRFSDWFGSGSEAPFLLEGYAGTGKTVLSMLLLQTVEACGLCWTVAAPTHKAVGVLREALDAHRLHATWYPSTLHRLLRLRLERRQGLEGCVESEETGLALQALDLVLIDEASMLDADLLAITLTCAARSGSRLVFVGDSAQLPPVGACRSPVFDLQPACRGLLRQVVRHQGPVLGLASALREERLPLRPPGRACWWRIPAAGWGFSARRPGASGRWPPCGRRPESMTWMRRASSATATAPSKL; this is encoded by the coding sequence ATGACACCGGATCAGGCGGAGGCCCACCGACGCTTCAGCGACTGGTTCGGCTCCGGCAGCGAGGCGCCCTTCCTGCTGGAGGGCTACGCGGGAACCGGCAAGACCGTGCTGTCGATGCTGCTGCTGCAGACGGTGGAAGCCTGCGGCCTCTGCTGGACCGTGGCCGCCCCCACCCACAAGGCCGTGGGTGTGTTGCGGGAGGCTCTCGACGCGCACCGGCTGCACGCCACCTGGTACCCCTCCACCCTGCACCGGCTGCTGCGGCTGCGCCTGGAGCGTCGCCAGGGCCTCGAGGGCTGCGTGGAGAGCGAGGAGACCGGTCTGGCGCTGCAGGCGCTCGATCTGGTGCTGATCGACGAGGCCTCCATGCTCGATGCCGATCTGCTGGCCATCACCCTGACCTGCGCGGCGCGCTCGGGCAGCCGCCTGGTGTTCGTGGGCGATTCGGCCCAGCTGCCGCCCGTGGGAGCCTGCCGCAGTCCGGTGTTCGATCTCCAGCCGGCCTGTCGTGGCCTGCTGCGGCAGGTGGTGCGCCACCAGGGACCGGTGCTGGGGCTGGCCTCGGCGCTGCGGGAGGAGCGTCTGCCGCTCCGCCCCCCCGGCCGGGCCTGCTGGTGGCGGATCCCCGCGGCCGGGTGGGGGTTCTCGGCACGGCGACCTGGCGCGAGCGGGCGATGGCCGCCCTGCGGCAGGCGGCCCGAGTCGATGACGTGGATGCGGCGCGCATCCTCTGCCACCGCAACCGCACCATCGAAGCTCTGA
- the crtE gene encoding geranylgeranyl diphosphate synthase CrtE — MQAAETGVPSSPGTGTAPAAPGGGFDLGTYLNGSRERVEAALDASLGPERPEGLREAMRYSLLAGGKRLRPILCLAACELAGGEAELAMPTAVALEMIHTMSLIHDDLPAMDDDDLRRGQPTNHVKFGEATAILAGDALLTRAFEMVARRSPGVPPDRLLAVVAELSLAAGAPGLVGGQVVDLDSEGRSVDLETLEYIHLHKTGALLRASVLCGALIAGADQALLDGLRAYARGIGLAFQIIDDILDVTASSEVLGKTAGKDLVADKTTYPKLLGLEQSRQRADQLIDAAKAGLEPWLDRAQPLLALADYITSRDR, encoded by the coding sequence ATGCAGGCGGCGGAAACAGGAGTGCCCTCGTCCCCCGGGACCGGCACCGCCCCGGCGGCGCCCGGCGGCGGCTTTGATCTCGGGACCTACCTCAACGGCTCCCGTGAGCGGGTCGAGGCGGCGCTCGACGCCAGCCTGGGCCCGGAACGGCCGGAAGGGCTGCGCGAGGCGATGCGCTACTCACTGCTGGCCGGTGGCAAGCGGCTGCGGCCGATCCTCTGTCTGGCGGCCTGTGAGCTGGCCGGCGGGGAGGCCGAGCTGGCCATGCCCACGGCGGTGGCCCTGGAGATGATCCACACCATGTCGCTCATCCACGACGACCTGCCGGCGATGGATGACGACGATCTGCGCCGCGGTCAGCCCACCAACCATGTGAAGTTCGGGGAGGCCACCGCGATCCTCGCCGGCGATGCCCTGCTCACCCGTGCGTTCGAGATGGTGGCGCGCCGCAGCCCCGGCGTGCCGCCCGATCGCCTGCTGGCGGTGGTGGCCGAGCTGTCCCTGGCGGCGGGCGCTCCCGGCCTGGTGGGCGGCCAGGTGGTGGATCTCGACAGCGAGGGCCGCAGCGTGGATCTGGAGACGCTGGAGTACATCCACCTGCACAAGACCGGTGCGCTGCTGCGGGCCAGCGTGCTCTGCGGCGCCCTGATCGCCGGGGCCGACCAGGCCCTGCTCGATGGCCTGCGGGCCTATGCCCGCGGCATCGGACTCGCCTTCCAGATCATCGACGACATCCTCGATGTGACCGCCAGCAGCGAGGTGCTGGGCAAGACCGCCGGCAAGGATCTGGTGGCCGACAAGACCACCTACCCGAAGCTGCTGGGACTGGAGCAGTCGCGCCAGCGCGCCGATCAGCTGATCGATGCCGCCAAGGCCGGCCTGGAGCCGTGGCTGGATCGCGCCCAGCCCCTGCTGGCCCTGGCCGACTACATCACCAGCCGCGACCGATGA
- a CDS encoding divergent PAP2 family protein translates to MSDAASSLHGLPELLRNGVLTWALLACGTAQLSKLLVELVAHRRWRPAVLLETGGMPSSHSALMSGAAAGVGWQLGFDDPLFALAATAAIVVMYDASGVRRAAGRIAQRVNALPADAWGPAPSSDSPSAPPLKENLGHSRLEVLVGGLIGPAVALSGLSLLGSPWQLAQRIGWVPIG, encoded by the coding sequence ATGAGCGACGCCGCCTCCTCCCTCCACGGCCTGCCCGAGCTGCTGCGCAACGGTGTGCTCACCTGGGCCCTGCTGGCCTGCGGCACGGCCCAGCTCTCGAAGCTGCTGGTGGAGCTCGTGGCCCATCGCCGCTGGCGACCCGCCGTGCTGCTGGAGACCGGCGGTATGCCCTCCAGCCATTCGGCGCTGATGAGCGGTGCGGCCGCCGGCGTGGGCTGGCAGCTGGGGTTCGATGATCCCCTCTTCGCCCTGGCGGCGACCGCGGCGATCGTCGTGATGTACGACGCCAGTGGCGTGCGCCGGGCCGCGGGACGGATCGCCCAGCGGGTCAATGCCCTGCCGGCCGACGCCTGGGGACCGGCTCCCTCCTCCGACAGCCCCTCAGCCCCGCCGCTGAAGGAGAACCTCGGCCACAGCCGGCTCGAGGTGCTGGTGGGAGGGTTGATCGGTCCTGCCGTGGCCCTGAGCGGCCTGTCGCTGCTGGGCTCGCCCTGGCAGCTGGCCCAGCGGATCGGTTGGGTTCCGATCGGCTGA
- a CDS encoding HAD-IIB family hydrolase yields MTATGNGTADWWVVTDLDGTLLDHRYDWSPAAATLAVLRQAGIPVIPCTSKTASEVRSLQREMALVGPAIVENGGAVLLERDAPERDEGLGPDSRSLHQALMRMADATGVSLTALVDLEPEQVRRLTGLGGQALTMAMERQWSMPFLPPPADTWPAVQAAAAAMGLKVLQGNRLAHLIGGATDKGLALAHLQRRLGAEGASVLALGDSPNDLALLEAADVAVVVPGATGPHAELQENLNRGRYRLAPEPHGAGWAAAVRRVLAEAGRALPEPG; encoded by the coding sequence ATGACAGCGACCGGCAACGGCACAGCGGACTGGTGGGTGGTGACCGACCTGGACGGCACCCTGCTCGATCACCGCTACGACTGGTCGCCGGCGGCGGCCACCCTGGCGGTGCTGCGGCAGGCCGGGATCCCGGTGATCCCCTGCACCAGCAAGACGGCCAGCGAGGTGCGCAGCCTGCAGCGGGAGATGGCCCTGGTGGGCCCTGCGATCGTGGAGAACGGCGGCGCGGTGCTGCTGGAGCGCGACGCCCCCGAACGCGATGAGGGACTCGGCCCGGACAGCCGGTCGCTGCATCAGGCCCTGATGCGGATGGCGGATGCCACCGGCGTCTCCCTCACGGCTCTGGTGGATCTGGAGCCGGAGCAGGTGCGGCGGCTGACCGGCCTCGGAGGCCAGGCGCTGACCATGGCGATGGAGCGGCAGTGGAGCATGCCCTTCCTGCCGCCGCCCGCGGACACCTGGCCGGCCGTGCAGGCGGCGGCCGCCGCCATGGGCCTCAAGGTGCTCCAGGGCAATCGTCTGGCACACCTGATCGGCGGGGCCACGGACAAGGGTCTGGCCCTGGCCCATCTGCAGCGGCGGCTCGGAGCGGAAGGAGCGTCGGTGCTGGCGCTGGGCGATTCCCCCAATGACCTGGCGCTGCTGGAGGCCGCGGACGTGGCGGTGGTGGTGCCCGGTGCGACCGGTCCCCACGCGGAGCTGCAGGAGAACCTGAACCGCGGCCGCTACCGACTGGCGCCGGAACCCCACGGAGCCGGCTGGGCGGCCGCGGTGCGCCGGGTGCTGGCCGAGGCCGGCCGGGCCCTGCCCGAGCCGGGCTGA
- the folD gene encoding bifunctional methylenetetrahydrofolate dehydrogenase/methenyltetrahydrofolate cyclohydrolase FolD has translation MATRLDGRALASRIEERLSSWIREHVSRAGRPPGLAVLRVGDDPASGVYVANKERACTRVGMRSLGAHLPAHSSSADVLAAIERLNRDDAVDGLLLQLPLPAGLDERPLLAAIEPAKDADGLHALNLGHLLRGEPGPRSCTPAGVMALLAEQRVPLEGARAVVVGRSILVGRPMALMLEAADATVTVAHSRSRDLAAITREADVLVVAAGRPGLIGAEHVRPGAVVVDVGIHRRAPDPDAGPEARPRLCGDVRFEEVEPLASAITPVPGGVGPMTVTLLLVNALASWSRRCGCPDPLPVVLP, from the coding sequence ATGGCGACCCGTCTCGACGGCCGTGCGCTGGCCTCCAGGATCGAGGAGCGCCTCAGCTCCTGGATTCGCGAGCACGTCTCCCGGGCCGGTCGTCCACCGGGCCTGGCGGTGCTGCGCGTCGGTGATGACCCGGCCAGCGGGGTCTACGTGGCCAACAAGGAGCGCGCCTGCACCCGGGTGGGCATGCGCAGCCTCGGGGCGCATCTGCCGGCCCACAGCAGCTCCGCCGACGTGCTGGCGGCGATCGAGCGCCTCAACCGGGACGACGCGGTGGACGGGCTGCTGCTGCAGCTGCCGCTGCCCGCCGGCCTGGACGAGCGGCCCCTGCTGGCGGCGATCGAACCGGCCAAGGATGCCGACGGTCTGCACGCCCTGAATCTCGGCCACCTGCTCCGGGGCGAACCGGGCCCGCGCAGCTGCACACCGGCCGGCGTGATGGCGCTGCTGGCCGAGCAGCGGGTTCCCCTGGAGGGGGCCAGAGCCGTGGTGGTGGGCCGCAGCATCCTGGTGGGCCGTCCGATGGCGCTGATGCTGGAGGCGGCCGATGCCACGGTCACCGTGGCCCACTCCCGCAGCCGTGATCTGGCCGCCATCACCCGCGAGGCCGACGTGCTGGTGGTGGCGGCCGGTCGGCCGGGGCTGATCGGGGCGGAGCATGTGCGGCCCGGGGCCGTGGTGGTGGATGTGGGCATCCACCGCCGGGCGCCCGATCCCGATGCCGGCCCCGAGGCCCGCCCGCGCCTCTGCGGTGATGTGCGCTTCGAGGAGGTGGAGCCCCTCGCCTCGGCGATCACGCCGGTGCCCGGGGGAGTGGGCCCCATGACCGTGACCCTGCTGCTGGTGAATGCCCTGGCCAGCTGGAGCCGCCGCTGCGGTTGTCCCGATCCCCTGCCGGTGGTGCTGCCCTGA